The proteins below are encoded in one region of Salvelinus namaycush isolate Seneca chromosome 32, SaNama_1.0, whole genome shotgun sequence:
- the LOC120027484 gene encoding sperm acrosome membrane-associated protein 4-like, giving the protein MNRILLSIFAVGLCFAVGQALKCYKCDLGFWDLCYTTEVNCKDGENCFSGVGKAVKFVDIKMKGCLKVDECNKTTTTDFPASSNHTVYNISKACCDKDLCNAAPGLPRMSILPLALATLTTAFMTKVLV; this is encoded by the exons ATGAACAGAATTCTTCTCAGCATTTTCGCAGTTGGCCTGTGTTTTGCAGTTG GCCAGGCTCTGAAGTGCTACAAATGTGACTTGGGCTTCTGGGACTTGTGCTACACCACCGAAGTCAACTGCAAAGACGGGGAGAATTGTTTCAGCGGCGTGGGAAAGGCAG TTAAGTTTGTGGACATCAAGATGAAAGGCTGCCTGAAAGTGGATGAATGCAACAAGACGACCACAACCGATTTCCCTGCCAGCTCCAACCACACAGTGTACAACATATCGAAGGCCTGCTGTGACAAGGACCTGTGTAACGCTGCCCCGGGCCTGCCCCGAATGAGCATCCTGCCCCTGGCCCTCGCCACCCTGACCACTGCCTTCATGACCAAAGTCCTGGTGTAA